Proteins found in one Brachyspira murdochii DSM 12563 genomic segment:
- the purC gene encoding phosphoribosylaminoimidazolesuccinocarboxamide synthase has product MSKEKKEMIYEGKAKKVYATDDPDQIIVYYKDDATAFNGEKKGSIKDKGVMNNEITSLLFKMLEKNGIKTHFIEKLNDREQLCQRVKIFPLEVIVRNLIAGSMAKRLGIEEGTVPPNTIFEICYKNDEYGDPLINDHHAVALKLATYDELKYIYDVTSKVNNLLKEALDKIGITLVDFKVEFGKNSKGEILLADEITPDTCRFWDKETGKKLDKDRFRRDLGSIEEAYIEVLNRLNNL; this is encoded by the coding sequence ATGTCTAAAGAAAAAAAAGAAATGATATATGAAGGTAAAGCTAAAAAAGTTTATGCTACTGATGATCCAGATCAGATTATTGTATACTATAAAGATGATGCTACTGCTTTCAATGGTGAAAAAAAAGGTTCTATAAAAGATAAAGGCGTTATGAATAATGAGATTACTTCATTGCTTTTTAAAATGCTTGAGAAAAATGGTATTAAAACTCACTTTATAGAAAAATTAAATGACAGGGAACAGCTTTGTCAGAGAGTAAAAATATTTCCATTGGAAGTAATAGTTAGAAATTTAATTGCAGGATCTATGGCTAAAAGACTTGGTATAGAAGAAGGTACAGTTCCTCCCAATACTATATTTGAAATATGCTATAAAAATGATGAGTACGGGGATCCTTTGATTAATGATCATCATGCTGTTGCTTTGAAATTGGCTACTTATGATGAATTAAAATACATATATGATGTAACTTCAAAAGTTAATAATCTATTAAAAGAGGCATTGGATAAAATAGGAATTACTTTAGTTGATTTTAAAGTAGAATTTGGTAAAAACTCAAAAGGCGAGATATTATTAGCTGATGAGATTACACCAGATACTTGCAGATTCTGGGATAAGGAAACTGGCAAAAAATTGGATAAAGATAGATTTAGAAGAGATTTGGGTTCTATTGAAGAGGCTTATATAGAAGTTTTGAATAGACTTAATAATCTGTAA